In the genome of Vicia villosa cultivar HV-30 ecotype Madison, WI linkage group LG7, Vvil1.0, whole genome shotgun sequence, one region contains:
- the LOC131619712 gene encoding uncharacterized protein LOC131619712, with protein MEILGATITWTVFRSTFLEKYFPKDARGKKEIEFLELKQWSSTVVEYAARFEELVKYCPHYNNLAAEVSKCIKFENGLRPKIKQGVGYLEIRQFNILVNNCRIYDQDTRVKSSFYKSYNEKKGKNQDHEKPYSTLADKGKQRVSDEKKPSGEELPFLSSALSEVN; from the coding sequence ATGGAGATTCTGGGTGCAACGATTACTTGGACCGTATTCAGATCTACTTTTCTAGAGAAGTATTTTCCTAAGGATgcgcgtggaaagaaagagatcGAATTCCTTGAGCTGAAGCAATGGAGTTCAACTGTTGTTGAGTATGCTGCTAGGTTCGAAGAACTAGTGAAGTATTGTCCGCATTATAACAATCTGGCAGCTGAAGTgtccaagtgcattaagtttgagaatggactGCGTCCAAAGATCAAGCAAGGTGTTGGGTATCTTGAGATTCGCCAGTTTAATATACTAGTGAATAATTGTAGGATTTATGATCAGGATACCAGAGTCAAGTCTTCTTTTTATAAGAGTTATAAtgagaagaaaggaaagaatcaaGACCATGAGAAGCCGTATAGTACCCTTGCTGATAAAGGGAAGCAGAGAGTGTCTGATGAGAAAAAACCAAGTGGGGAGGAGCTCCCGTTTCTGTCAAGTGCTTTAAGTGAGGTGAACTAG